A window from Leptothermofonsia sichuanensis E412 encodes these proteins:
- the ppsA gene encoding phosphoenolpyruvate synthase: MVNTPINPQTEDLNVSRERALILEFEQVGIQDISIVGGKNASLGEMIQQLSSKGVNVPNGFATTAYAYRYFIESAGLEDKLRLLFADLDVEDVNSLRQVGKQARMLMLQTPFPEELQTAIAIAYQKLCDQYGSDTDVAVRSSATAEDLPDASFAGQQETYLNVHGLKGVLDACHRCFASIFTDRAISYRTIKGFDHFNVALSVGVQKMVRSDLAASGVMFSIDTETGFKDVAFITAAYGLGENVVQGAVNPDEYFVFKPTLKKGFRPIVKKRLGTKELKMIYDVGGSKLTRNIPVPQSDRDHYAITDDEVLQLARWACIIEDHYTQIRGSYTPMDIEWAKDGLTGQLFIVQARPETVQSQKSANLLKSYSLTEKGKVLVTGRAVGEMVGQGSARVILDVHRIDEFKPGEVLVTNRTDPDWEPIMKKASAIVTNQGGRTCHAAIIAREMGIPAIVGCGNATELLQTGQNVTISCCEGEDGKVYEGLLAFEVKEVALGNLPRTRTHILMNVGNPEEAFSLAAIPNDGVGLARLEFIIANQIQAHPLALIHYKDLKDELARYKIAELTRLYDDKPEFFVDKLAQGVGAIAAAFYPKPVIVRMSDFKSNEYANLLGGREFEPHEENPMIGWRGASRYYDEKYRQGFALECKAMKRVRDDMGLTNVILMIPFCRTPDEGRRVLAEMEKHGLKRDVNGLQVYVMCEIPSNVMLADEFADVFDGFSIGSNDLTQLTLGLDRDSALVAHLFDERNHAVKRMIGDVIRTAKEKGRKIGICGQAPSDYPEFARFLVEQGIHSISLNPDSVLKTMLEIAEAEKF; encoded by the coding sequence ATGGTCAACACTCCTATTAACCCTCAAACAGAAGATTTGAATGTTTCCAGGGAACGGGCACTGATCCTGGAGTTTGAGCAAGTTGGAATTCAAGACATTTCCATTGTGGGAGGAAAGAATGCTTCACTGGGTGAGATGATCCAGCAGCTATCCAGCAAAGGCGTGAATGTGCCGAATGGATTTGCTACGACAGCCTATGCCTATCGGTATTTTATTGAATCAGCAGGGCTGGAGGACAAACTCCGGCTATTGTTTGCAGATCTGGATGTGGAAGATGTCAACAGCCTGCGGCAAGTGGGTAAACAAGCCCGGATGCTGATGCTACAAACGCCTTTTCCAGAGGAGTTGCAGACAGCGATCGCAATCGCGTACCAGAAGTTGTGTGATCAGTATGGTTCAGATACCGATGTGGCAGTTCGTTCCAGCGCCACGGCAGAAGATTTGCCCGATGCCAGTTTTGCCGGGCAGCAGGAAACTTACCTGAATGTGCATGGGCTTAAAGGTGTGCTGGATGCCTGTCATCGCTGCTTTGCCTCCATATTCACTGATCGGGCAATCTCTTACCGCACAATTAAGGGCTTTGATCACTTCAACGTGGCGTTGTCCGTTGGCGTCCAGAAAATGGTGCGGTCTGACCTGGCAGCGTCAGGGGTAATGTTTTCGATTGATACCGAGACAGGGTTTAAGGATGTGGCGTTTATTACCGCTGCCTACGGTCTGGGCGAAAACGTTGTCCAGGGAGCGGTCAACCCGGATGAATATTTTGTCTTTAAACCAACCCTGAAGAAGGGATTTCGCCCGATTGTCAAGAAGCGCCTGGGCACCAAAGAACTCAAAATGATCTACGACGTTGGTGGCTCCAAGCTAACCAGGAATATTCCTGTTCCCCAGAGCGATCGCGATCACTACGCCATTACCGACGACGAAGTGCTGCAACTGGCCAGGTGGGCGTGCATCATTGAAGACCACTATACCCAGATTCGTGGCAGTTACACTCCAATGGATATTGAGTGGGCAAAGGATGGATTGACCGGACAACTGTTCATCGTCCAGGCTCGTCCAGAAACGGTTCAATCCCAGAAGTCTGCAAACCTGCTGAAGTCCTACAGCCTGACGGAGAAGGGGAAAGTTCTGGTAACAGGACGGGCCGTCGGTGAAATGGTAGGTCAGGGATCTGCCCGCGTCATCCTGGACGTTCACCGAATTGATGAATTCAAACCCGGTGAAGTGCTGGTCACCAACCGCACCGATCCAGACTGGGAACCCATCATGAAGAAGGCAAGCGCAATCGTCACTAACCAGGGCGGGCGCACCTGCCATGCGGCAATCATTGCGCGTGAAATGGGTATTCCGGCGATCGTTGGGTGCGGCAATGCAACGGAACTCCTGCAAACCGGACAAAACGTCACCATCTCCTGCTGTGAAGGCGAAGATGGTAAGGTCTACGAGGGCTTGCTGGCCTTTGAGGTGAAGGAAGTCGCCCTGGGGAATCTGCCACGCACTCGTACCCACATCTTGATGAACGTAGGCAACCCAGAGGAAGCGTTCAGTCTGGCGGCCATTCCCAACGATGGCGTCGGTTTAGCCCGCCTGGAGTTCATTATTGCCAATCAAATTCAGGCTCACCCCCTGGCACTGATTCACTACAAAGACCTGAAGGATGAGCTGGCAAGATACAAGATTGCTGAATTGACCAGACTGTACGATGACAAACCCGAATTCTTTGTCGATAAACTGGCTCAGGGAGTAGGGGCGATCGCCGCTGCCTTCTATCCCAAACCCGTGATTGTTCGAATGTCGGACTTTAAGAGCAATGAGTACGCCAACCTGTTGGGTGGTCGGGAATTTGAACCCCATGAGGAAAACCCGATGATCGGCTGGCGGGGGGCATCCCGTTACTATGACGAGAAATACCGGCAGGGCTTTGCCCTGGAATGCAAGGCCATGAAGCGCGTTCGAGATGATATGGGTTTGACCAACGTCATCCTGATGATTCCCTTCTGCCGCACACCGGATGAAGGCAGGCGAGTCCTGGCAGAAATGGAAAAACATGGACTCAAGCGGGATGTCAACGGTTTACAGGTCTATGTCATGTGCGAAATTCCCAGTAACGTCATGCTGGCGGATGAATTCGCTGACGTATTCGATGGCTTCTCCATTGGCTCCAATGACCTGACCCAACTCACCCTCGGCTTAGATCGGGACTCTGCCCTCGTTGCCCACCTGTTTGACGAACGCAACCACGCTGTTAAGCGCATGATCGGGGATGTCATTCGAACCGCTAAAGAAAAAGGTCGTAAAATTGGCATCTGCGGTCAGGCACCCAGCGATTATCCCGAATTTGCCCGCTTCCTGGTTGAGCAAGGGATCCATTCCATCAGTCTCAATCCCGACTCTGTGTTGAAAACCATGCTTGAGATTGCTGAAGCGGAGAAGTTCTAA
- a CDS encoding MBOAT family O-acyltransferase codes for MLFNSYEFIFGFLPLTVIIFFGLVRFRLLKLATYWLTISSLIFYGYWNPAYVPLLITSIIGNFFFGSYLSTAKPGTRSSQVMLWLGITFNLAILGYYKYAGFLIDSFNHVFQTTFPIPEIILPLGISFYSFTQIAYLVDAYHSSSRNNYDLLTYTLFVVFFPQLIAGPILRHDELIPEFKKLKNFIFSNRNIAYGLTLFILGLAKKVLLADPLSPWVAEVFTHANEVTLVEAWFGAIAYTLQLYFDFSGYSDMAIGLGLIFNIHLPINFNSPYKATSIIDFWHRWHITLSNFLRDYLYIPLGGNRKGSLRRYLNLMITMLLGGLWHGAGWTYILWGSLHGCFLAINHGWRKLGCQMPNAIAWLMTFMAVVFSWVFFRSSNWVDAVAISKAMLGLSSITLPAGMKAIVPWLSQWRVEFAELSHLPSNYQQAFAQLAVLLGGVMVLPNTQQIMQRFQPSWQWAIALSSVTVLCLISLNRVSEFLYFQF; via the coding sequence TTGCTGTTTAACTCTTACGAGTTTATTTTTGGTTTCTTACCGCTCACGGTGATCATTTTCTTCGGATTGGTAAGGTTTCGGTTGCTTAAACTTGCAACTTACTGGTTGACGATCAGTTCACTCATTTTTTATGGGTACTGGAATCCTGCCTATGTGCCATTGCTAATCACCTCAATCATCGGAAATTTTTTCTTTGGTAGTTATCTATCTACGGCAAAACCTGGAACCAGAAGCTCTCAAGTGATGCTATGGCTTGGGATTACTTTCAATCTGGCTATTCTGGGCTATTACAAATATGCTGGATTTTTGATTGATTCTTTCAATCATGTATTTCAGACAACGTTTCCAATCCCTGAAATTATTTTGCCTTTAGGCATCTCTTTTTACAGTTTCACCCAGATTGCCTATTTAGTTGATGCTTATCACAGTTCCTCCAGAAACAATTATGATCTCCTAACTTATACACTATTTGTTGTGTTTTTTCCGCAGCTAATTGCAGGTCCCATCTTGCGTCATGATGAGCTGATTCCAGAATTTAAAAAGCTGAAAAATTTTATCTTTTCTAACCGCAATATTGCCTATGGGTTGACTCTGTTTATTCTGGGTCTGGCTAAGAAAGTTTTGCTGGCGGATCCTCTTTCTCCCTGGGTCGCAGAGGTGTTTACCCATGCAAATGAGGTCACTTTAGTAGAAGCCTGGTTCGGTGCGATCGCCTATACGCTCCAGCTCTACTTTGATTTTTCAGGTTATTCTGACATGGCGATTGGACTGGGCCTCATCTTTAATATCCACCTGCCCATCAACTTTAACTCCCCCTACAAAGCCACATCGATTATTGATTTTTGGCACCGCTGGCACATTACGTTATCCAATTTCCTGCGAGATTACTTGTATATCCCTCTGGGGGGAAATCGTAAGGGTTCCTTACGTCGATATCTAAATTTAATGATTACTATGCTGCTGGGTGGTTTGTGGCATGGTGCTGGTTGGACCTATATTCTCTGGGGTAGTTTGCATGGGTGTTTTTTAGCCATCAATCATGGTTGGAGAAAACTTGGCTGCCAAATGCCAAATGCCATCGCCTGGTTGATGACTTTTATGGCCGTAGTGTTTAGCTGGGTCTTTTTCCGATCCTCCAATTGGGTTGACGCCGTAGCCATTTCTAAAGCCATGCTGGGGTTAAGTAGTATTACTTTACCTGCGGGCATGAAAGCGATTGTTCCCTGGCTGAGTCAATGGAGGGTGGAGTTTGCAGAATTGTCTCACCTGCCATCCAATTATCAGCAAGCCTTCGCTCAACTGGCAGTCCTTCTAGGGGGGGTGATGGTGTTACCCAATACCCAGCAGATCATGCAACGCTTTCAACCATCCTGGCAGTGGGCGATCGCCCTCAGTAGTGTGACTGTTCTGTGTCTCATTTCGCTAAACCGGGTTTCGGAATTCTTATACTTTCAGTTCTAG
- a CDS encoding DNA-methyltransferase gives MNSRSSTDAACPSGRAPMNRTLVLTEGDRDRLSPHLLRHPPAGGFAEPPQGTIHGDCLRWANHLPPTFVDLLLLDPPYNLNKTFNSQKFTRQTVEQYTEWLDQVVTILVPLLKPSASIYICGDWFSSPSIFAVASTHFIIRNRITWEREKGRGSRSNWKNASEDIWFCTRSDEYTFNVDAVKLRRKVVAPYRRSDGSPKDWQQTCDGNFRDTYPSNFWTDITIPFWSMAENTDHPTQKSEKLIAKLILASTNVGDMVFDPFLGSGTTSAVAKKLGRRYLGIELDEEYCLLAEKRLELADSAPAIQGYADGIFWERNTLAIQTGKRSQMLTPPESIP, from the coding sequence ATGAATAGTCGTTCCAGCACAGATGCTGCCTGTCCATCTGGCCGAGCGCCGATGAATCGTACCCTTGTGTTGACCGAGGGCGATCGCGACAGACTGTCTCCCCACCTGCTCAGACATCCCCCTGCCGGGGGGTTTGCTGAACCGCCCCAGGGAACTATTCATGGCGACTGCCTCCGGTGGGCGAACCATCTTCCTCCAACCTTTGTGGATTTACTGCTACTGGATCCCCCCTACAATCTGAATAAAACTTTCAATAGCCAAAAATTCACCCGGCAAACCGTAGAACAGTACACCGAATGGCTTGACCAGGTTGTCACTATATTGGTGCCCCTGTTAAAACCATCTGCCTCAATCTATATCTGCGGCGATTGGTTTTCATCCCCTTCCATCTTTGCCGTTGCCTCAACTCACTTCATCATCCGCAATCGGATTACCTGGGAGCGTGAGAAAGGTCGTGGCTCGCGCTCAAACTGGAAAAATGCCAGCGAAGACATCTGGTTCTGTACACGGTCTGATGAATATACCTTTAATGTGGATGCTGTCAAGCTACGGCGCAAAGTGGTTGCTCCCTATCGCCGGTCTGATGGCTCCCCCAAGGACTGGCAGCAGACCTGTGACGGCAACTTCAGGGATACCTATCCCTCCAATTTTTGGACTGACATTACTATTCCTTTCTGGTCGATGGCAGAGAATACGGATCACCCAACCCAGAAAAGTGAAAAATTGATTGCCAAGTTAATCCTTGCCAGCACCAATGTGGGGGATATGGTCTTTGACCCGTTTTTGGGAAGTGGCACCACTTCAGCCGTAGCTAAAAAGCTGGGCAGACGGTATCTGGGGATTGAGCTGGATGAGGAATATTGCCTGCTGGCTGAGAAACGATTGGAACTGGCAGACAGTGCCCCGGCAATTCAGGGCTATGCCGATGGGATTTTTTGGGAGCGCAACACGCTGGCAATTCAGACTGGGAAACGATCCCAGATGCTCACACCGCCTGAATCCATTCCTTAA
- the pdxH gene encoding pyridoxamine 5'-phosphate oxidase encodes MSIAISDLRLNYTRQQLNESEVDPDPIRQFQIWFEQAVSAQLPEPNAMTLATASREGIPSARIVLLKGVDPRGFVFYTNYESRKGRELADNPRAALVFLWNVLERQVRIEGTVERVSDRETDAYFHSRPLESQLGAWASNQSQVIPGRLVLEQRFQAFKQKYQNQEVPRPPHWGGYRVVPHLIEFWQGRPNRLHDRLCYRLEGTRWVIERLAP; translated from the coding sequence ATGAGTATTGCGATCTCCGATCTGCGTCTTAACTACACCCGTCAACAACTCAACGAGTCAGAAGTCGATCCTGACCCCATTCGGCAATTTCAAATCTGGTTTGAACAGGCGGTAAGTGCCCAGTTACCCGAACCTAATGCCATGACGCTGGCAACTGCCAGCCGGGAGGGCATTCCTTCTGCCCGCATCGTGCTGCTCAAAGGAGTTGATCCGCGCGGGTTTGTATTCTACACCAACTATGAGAGCCGCAAGGGCCGGGAACTGGCTGACAACCCCAGAGCCGCCCTGGTTTTTCTGTGGAACGTTCTGGAACGTCAGGTGCGCATTGAAGGCACTGTGGAAAGAGTGTCGGATCGGGAAACCGACGCTTATTTCCATAGTCGTCCGTTGGAGAGCCAGTTAGGTGCCTGGGCTTCTAACCAGAGCCAGGTCATCCCCGGTCGCCTGGTACTGGAGCAACGCTTTCAAGCCTTCAAGCAAAAATATCAAAATCAGGAAGTTCCTCGCCCACCTCATTGGGGTGGGTATCGGGTAGTTCCTCACCTGATCGAGTTCTGGCAGGGACGCCCCAACCGCCTCCATGATCGCCTCTGCTATCGATTGGAAGGCACCCGGTGGGTGATTGAACGCCTTGCGCCCTAG
- a CDS encoding YciI family protein has product MPKFIMWGTYCEDVLEKRAPYRQAHLDGLAQQKAKGILLTIGPTKDLTQCFGIYEAADEATVRQIIEADPYWQHGIWTEYDVKEWIQAV; this is encoded by the coding sequence ATGCCAAAATTCATCATGTGGGGAACCTATTGCGAAGATGTGCTGGAGAAGCGTGCCCCCTATCGTCAGGCCCATCTGGATGGCCTCGCCCAGCAGAAAGCGAAGGGCATTTTGCTCACCATTGGACCCACCAAAGACCTGACCCAATGTTTTGGGATCTACGAAGCCGCTGATGAAGCCACCGTCCGGCAAATTATTGAAGCTGACCCCTACTGGCAACATGGAATCTGGACTGAATACGACGTTAAGGAATGGATTCAGGCGGTGTGA
- a CDS encoding universal stress protein translates to MFQKILVALDRSPVNESVFEEALSLAKVTDAALMLLHVLSPMEEGYPMPVYPGPDSVYPGNEDAIRLYAQQWQDFEQKSLEMLRQLNGKALAAGIMTEFSQNVGDPGRVICGLAQAWGADLIVLGRRGHSGLSELILGSVSNYVLHHAPCSVLALQGKVFSDVGAT, encoded by the coding sequence ATGTTCCAAAAAATACTGGTTGCCCTGGATCGATCGCCTGTGAATGAATCTGTCTTTGAAGAAGCACTATCCCTGGCAAAAGTAACGGATGCAGCGTTGATGCTGTTGCACGTTCTGTCACCAATGGAGGAAGGCTATCCAATGCCTGTTTATCCGGGACCCGATAGCGTTTATCCAGGAAACGAGGATGCGATCCGGCTGTATGCTCAGCAATGGCAAGATTTTGAACAGAAGAGTCTGGAAATGCTGCGTCAGTTGAACGGGAAGGCACTGGCCGCAGGTATTATGACGGAATTCAGTCAGAATGTGGGGGATCCAGGTCGGGTTATTTGCGGACTTGCCCAGGCATGGGGGGCTGACCTGATTGTGCTGGGTCGGCGGGGACACTCTGGGCTGAGCGAATTAATTCTTGGCAGTGTCAGTAACTACGTTCTGCACCATGCACCCTGTTCGGTGCTGGCATTGCAGGGTAAAGTGTTCAGTGATGTAGGTGCCACCTGA
- a CDS encoding S-layer homology domain-containing protein, protein MVQSTSTILYVNPTSGNDGGSGTQAAPFKTITRALQQARAGTTIQLSLGTYSAATGEKFPLVVPSGVTVLGNEASKGSGILVTGSGSFLSPTFASQNVTFRMENNSQLRGVTVTNPEIRGTAVWVESTNPVIASNTFINNKREGVFATGTASPAVLDNVAIQNASTGFTIVRNAKGEWRRNVCQKTGFGFAISDHAAPLLADNRIVENRSGIVLNRDCKPVLRANLIEKNTEVGLVVAERAFPDLGKSQDPAGNILRDNAQFDLQNATAATLLSVGNQINPLRVQGAVDLVANEVPPPIPTPVPTPTPTPVPTPTPTPSPTPPAGFIDTQGHWAAGFIQGLVSRGFIRGFEDGTFRPEDPLTRAQYAAILAQTFDLPARQPVANFSDVASNFWAAGAIQKATQMGFLAGFPDGTFRPNQNLTKVQAIVALVNGLGLGGGGLDALIYYSDRAQIPSYATESVATATQRRLVVNHPNVRQLEPMRDIKRGEVVALIYQALVLQNRAPAIVSPYIVSVDTPSPAFTDIQGHWAANFILGLASQNLIRGFEDGTFRPDASINRAQYAAIIAKAFEPPAKREAITFSDVPANFWAKAAINQAYRGGFISGFPDGTFQPNQNVLRLHVVLSLVSGLALPAADLSVLNVFTDRDSIPQNARNSVATAIQQRLVVSYPDVRQMNPLRDASRAEVSAMIYQALVRAGKAPAINSPYIVVV, encoded by the coding sequence ATGGTGCAATCAACTTCGACCATCCTCTACGTTAATCCCACCTCTGGTAATGATGGTGGCAGCGGAACCCAGGCCGCTCCATTTAAGACCATCACCCGTGCCCTGCAACAAGCCCGGGCAGGGACAACGATTCAACTCTCTCTGGGAACTTACAGTGCGGCGACAGGGGAGAAATTTCCGCTGGTGGTTCCCAGCGGCGTAACTGTTTTGGGCAATGAAGCCAGCAAGGGCAGCGGCATTCTGGTGACGGGCAGTGGTAGCTTTCTCAGTCCCACCTTTGCCAGTCAAAATGTCACGTTCCGGATGGAGAATAATTCCCAACTGCGGGGCGTTACGGTCACCAACCCAGAGATTCGGGGGACAGCGGTATGGGTAGAATCGACCAATCCGGTGATCGCCAGCAATACGTTTATTAACAACAAACGGGAAGGGGTCTTTGCCACGGGTACTGCCAGTCCTGCTGTTCTGGACAATGTGGCAATTCAGAACGCTTCGACCGGGTTTACCATCGTGCGAAATGCGAAGGGCGAGTGGCGGCGAAATGTTTGCCAGAAAACCGGGTTCGGATTTGCGATCAGTGATCACGCAGCTCCTTTGCTGGCTGACAATCGGATTGTTGAGAACCGCTCTGGAATTGTTCTGAATCGAGACTGTAAACCTGTTTTACGGGCAAATCTGATTGAGAAAAATACTGAAGTTGGGCTGGTGGTTGCTGAGCGGGCTTTTCCTGACCTGGGTAAGAGCCAGGATCCTGCTGGCAACATTCTGCGAGATAATGCCCAATTCGACTTGCAAAACGCTACCGCGGCCACCTTACTGTCGGTGGGGAATCAGATTAATCCCCTGCGGGTGCAGGGTGCTGTGGATCTGGTTGCCAATGAAGTGCCGCCGCCCATTCCTACGCCCGTTCCCACGCCCACGCCCACGCCTGTTCCCACCCCTACCCCCACCCCCAGCCCCACCCCCCCAGCCGGGTTTATTGATACTCAGGGGCACTGGGCAGCCGGCTTTATTCAGGGGCTGGTCAGCCGGGGATTCATCCGTGGATTTGAAGACGGTACCTTTCGACCGGAAGATCCCCTCACCCGGGCCCAGTATGCGGCCATCCTCGCCCAGACGTTTGATTTACCTGCCAGGCAGCCTGTGGCTAATTTTTCCGATGTTGCCAGTAACTTTTGGGCTGCCGGGGCAATTCAGAAGGCAACCCAGATGGGCTTTCTGGCTGGATTTCCAGATGGCACCTTCCGCCCCAACCAGAATCTGACAAAAGTACAGGCAATCGTGGCGCTGGTCAACGGTTTAGGCTTAGGGGGAGGGGGGCTGGATGCGCTGATTTACTATAGCGATCGCGCCCAGATTCCCAGCTATGCCACTGAAAGTGTTGCAACTGCAACCCAGCGCCGCCTGGTAGTCAATCATCCGAATGTGCGCCAGTTGGAGCCAATGCGGGATATCAAACGGGGGGAGGTTGTTGCGTTGATTTACCAGGCACTCGTCCTGCAAAACCGGGCACCTGCCATTGTTTCCCCCTATATCGTCTCTGTAGACACACCGTCACCTGCCTTCACAGACATTCAGGGACACTGGGCCGCTAACTTCATTCTGGGGCTTGCCAGCCAGAATTTGATTCGAGGGTTTGAGGATGGCACCTTTCGTCCAGATGCCAGCATCAACCGGGCCCAGTATGCGGCTATTATTGCCAAAGCCTTCGAGCCACCAGCAAAACGAGAAGCCATCACCTTTTCAGACGTTCCAGCCAACTTCTGGGCAAAGGCTGCGATCAACCAGGCCTATCGGGGAGGCTTTATTTCCGGCTTCCCAGATGGGACCTTCCAACCCAATCAAAATGTCTTGCGTCTTCATGTAGTCCTTTCTCTGGTCAGTGGACTTGCCCTGCCTGCTGCCGATCTTTCTGTACTGAATGTCTTTACGGATCGGGATAGTATCCCTCAAAATGCCCGAAATTCAGTTGCAACAGCCATCCAGCAGCGGTTGGTGGTCAGTTACCCCGATGTTCGGCAAATGAACCCCTTACGAGATGCTTCCAGAGCAGAAGTGTCCGCCATGATTTATCAGGCGTTAGTTCGGGCAGGCAAAGCACCCGCCATCAACTCGCCCTACATTGTTGTAGTCTAA